Proteins encoded within one genomic window of Humulus lupulus chromosome 1, drHumLupu1.1, whole genome shotgun sequence:
- the LOC133792223 gene encoding putative DUF21 domain-containing protein At1g03270, with protein MVLLLNALTLARTMRVSTNDYVFEAEDIAFGTPWWFVFAGVSCLLVLFAGIMSGLTLGLMSLNLVELEILQRSGTSTEKKQAATILPVVQKQHQLLVTLLLCNACAMEALPIYLDKIFHPFVAVVLSVTFVLAFGEIIPQAICSRYGLSVGANFVGLVRVLMIICYPISYPIGKVLDAVLGHNEVLFRRAQLKALVSIHGKEAGKGGELSHDETTIISGALDLTEKTAEEAMTPIESTFSLDVSSKLDWEAIGKILARGHSRVPVYSGNPKNIIGLLLVKNLLTVRAETETPVSAVSIRRIPRVPADMPLYDILNEFQKGSSHMAAVVKVKGMSKNPQPDFDGEKIEEDMVTNAKSHLTTPLLKNKKYDDKSASVVVDIERAPRSLTNKQTIQHIGFTTNGLPPSSEDIEDGEVIGIITLEDVFEELLQEEIVDETDVYIDVHKRIRVAAAAAAASFVARAPSNRRLPVPKPPGVQSKPGQATRKSMDDDPSVVRNARESNDSFAGDKR; from the exons ATGGTGTTGTTACTCAATGCCCTAACCCTAGCTCGGACCATGAGGGTTTCTACTAACGACTATGTGTTCGAGGCTGAAGATATCGCCTTTGGGACGCCGTGGTGGTTCGTCTTCGCCGGAGTCTCGTGCTTGCTGGTCCTGTTCGCCGGAATTATGTCCGGCCTTACTCTTGGATTGATGTCCCTCAATCTCGTCGAGCTCGAGATTCTCCAGCGTAGTGGCACCTCCACCGAGAAAAAGCAAGCCG CTACTATATTGCCAGTGGTACAAAAGCAACACCAGCTTTTAGTTACTTTGCTTCTTTGTAATGCTTGTGCCATGGAG GCGCTTCCTATATATCTTGATAAAATTTTCCATCCATTTGTTGCTGTTGTACTGTCTGTAACCTTTGTCCTAGCTTTCGGAGAG ATAATTCCACAGGCTATATGCTCAAGATATGGGCTGTCGGTTGGTGCAAATTTTGTGGGGCTTGTGCGCGTTCTGATGATAATATGTTATCCAATTTCCTACCCGATTGGAAAG GTTCTAGATGCTGTTCTGGGGCACAATGAAGTTTTATTTAGGCGAGCTCAGTTGAAAGCCCTTGTCTCCATCCATGGCAAAGAG GCTGGTAAAGGTGGTGAACTCTCGCATGATGAGACAACAATAATCAGTGGAGCACTTGATTTAACAGAAAAG ACTGCAGAGGAGGCTATGACACCTATTGAATCAACATTTTCCTTGGATGTCAGCTCCAAATTAGACTG GGAAGCAATTGGAAAAATTCTGGCACGTGGCCATAGTCGAGTTCCTGTCTATTCTGGGAATCCAAAAAACATTATTGGGCTTTTGctg GTGAAAAATCTTCTCACTGTTCGGGCGGAAACAGAGACTCCAGTAAGTGCTGTTTCCATTCGGAGAATTCCTAG GGTCCCAGCAGACATGCCTCTGTATGATATTCTTAACGAGTTTCAGAAAGGAAGTAGTCATATGGCTGCTGTTGTGAAGGTTAAAGGAATGAGCAAAAACCCTCAGCCTGATTTTGATGGAGAGAAAATTGAGGAAGACATGGTCACAAATGCAAAATCTCATTTGACTACTCcattgcttaaaaataaaaagtacgaTGATAAATCAGCAAGTGTTGTTGTTGACATTGAGAGAGCTCCGAGATCCTTGACAAACAAGCAAACCATTCAACATATTGGTTTTACAACAAATGGGTTGCCACCCTCGTCAGAAGATATTGAAGATGGAGAAGTCATCGGAATCATCACCCTGGAAGATGTTTTTGAAGAACTTTTACAA GAGGAAATTGTAGACGAGACAGATGTATACATAGATGTGCATAAAAG AATACGTgtggctgctgctgctgctgctgcttcgtTTGTGGCACGAGCTCCATCAAATCGTAGATTGCCTGTTCCAAAACCTCCT GGAGTTCAAAGTAAGCCAGGGCAAGCCACGAGAAAGTCTATGGATGATGATCCTTCTGTCGTTAGGAATGCGAGGGAATCCAATGACTCTTTTGCAGGCGATAAGAGATGA
- the LOC133814618 gene encoding uncharacterized protein LOC133814618, with the protein MNSFDLNVNDDEITTNLSKRPIGVKKAKEKQKSDDQFKKLMEQNQKLVEVIEKGNSERNEIRRQKVELAKMKEENKILFTDLNSISDPDFRQFIQNKKRQIYKRRAQTSKYGEQREGSRYQGSQYRASHNEGSRFNEAHGEGATDEGQGSETNLPGNFSQYFDYLNGTKNDFPNY; encoded by the coding sequence ATGAATTCATTTGATCTTAATGTGAATGACGATGAAATTACTACTAATTTAAGTAAACGACCTATCGGTGTGAAAAAggcaaaagaaaaacaaaaaagtgatgaccaatttaaaaaattaatggaGCAAAATCAAAAGCTTGTCGAAGTTATAGAAAAGGGTAACTCAGAAAGGAATGAAATTCGACGACAGAAGGTTGAATTGGCTAAAATGAAAGAAGAGAATAAAATACTATTTACGGATTTGAATTCTATATCCGATCCAGATTTTCGCCAgtttattcaaaataaaaagagACAAATTTACAAAAGAAGAGCACAAACATCTAAATATGGTGAACAAAGAGAAGGTTCTCGATATCAAGGATCCCAATATCGAGCATCTCATAATGAAGGATCTCGATTTAATGAAGCTCACGGAGAAGGAGCTACAGATGAAGGCCAAGGATCTGAGACGAACCTCCCAGGAAATTTTAGTCAATACTTTGATTATCTTAATGGAACGAAAAATGATTTCccaaattattaa